The following is a genomic window from Anticarsia gemmatalis isolate Benzon Research Colony breed Stoneville strain chromosome 22, ilAntGemm2 primary, whole genome shotgun sequence.
taacccactgatcgtttaccgaccggtgagtgcaactagccacGAGCGCCTCTTACTATACTCATAGTATACTAGACTCTTACTATAAATTCTGTTtatgtcaaattttattaatgtaacaGTATATCATCTTAGTTGAGTCTCATTCTTTTACGAGTACGTCCTACGGTATATACCTAAAACGTTATATACCTTCAGGAATTAGAATTAAAGTAAATAGCTAACCCCTAACTACAAGGTATGTGATAAAATCACTGCTTATTACTCGGAATGATTCATTCACTGTTGAAAGCTTCCACCTTTCAACCCACAGAGGGCGTTCCCGATACAAATCACTCATCGCTACTCATAAACTATTCATATTTTAACCGCTGTTTACGATTGTCTGTGGTTTCATGCcgccattaaaattaaatatttattgatggtattttttcgaaaataactgtaattattgACTGTTTATTGTCCTTTTGACTTTGATGGGGTGAGCTTtagaattttaatgtttgtttcgATAGATTTCAGGTGTCAATAaagtacatacattattatgttattgtacatacctacatacgaAAAAATTGCCAACTCTCTATTACaacatacttaattttattatgaatatgaaTTGAATCCATCATAATTTAAAGCCTTGAATAGGATTAACAATTAAGCTGTAAAGATCAGCACACAGGGAATTTTACTTTACCTATTTATGCCAATAGTATGTATAGTAGAGgacattatttttagaatagttCTAAAACTCACAGACTGCTGGGCTTCCTCGTGATCATACTAACTAATTATTctaattaacttatttaatcAGTCACCATACGGCCAAGGCCAGTATAACCTGCACTGAAACATCAAGCAATCTAAGTTAAAATGTTCGCATTAATTAGATTATTAGTTCGCATGAATTAATATTAGATTAATTATTTCCTAACTATATTTTCGTTTAGTTCTTCATtagtatcaaataattatttcaatacataataacgtaactattacttattattattacagttgttcaaaacaaatatgtaaTGTTAATGCATTACATTATTAGCGTCATTAAACTTCGTAGAAGCTCTACGCCGTAGCAGCAAGGCTACGTAAACGTAGCCACACCGGGACTAATGAGTTGAGAAGTTGGTAGTCTAGGTCTACTATTCTTCATTTGTTTATGGTTTTGTTAACTATTTTTAACACATATATTCATGTTATACCTAACTGATGGTAAGGCAGAGGTTTAATACACATAGTTTCGCTATTCAGTCTACATTACAGTCTTAGTCGAGGCtgttactattaagaaatattttaatacacattaGAAAAACCCATTATGTCCCCTCAGTCATCTTAATCGACAACTAGTGTAcctacgtcaaattgatagccactatgcagtacattgctgctttcaTGTGACGTGTCGCGTGTTAAtcactgagatacgtgatagccccctgACGTGGGTTGGTTCTTGTGTACATAAGTAGGTTCATAGTACTTTTTACTAGTTATTTTACCTTTAGTTATATTGtcgtatatatttattacatcacAAAAACCGGTTACAATACAAACGACAcattaaattgatataaaaaaaaaccacattaccataaacattaaacatatatgaataataaaagtcATATGTCATAGCTTAACACTAACGCGCCACAAACTCGCGGTTGGCGGGAAAAAAATGCAAATGGCGGGCGGATCGTGACGTCACGTTTGTGCCGGGTGGCGCGCGTACCAACCTGATGGCGTTTTAATTACACAGCATTGGTGTTTTATTGCTCAGGCTTGCTGATTCCCATGCTGATCTGGGAGAGAAAAATTTAATGGCTCTAGTGGCTAGTTGGTTTACATGACTATTTGATGAGATATAATATGGACGTAATTATCCACTGGGATTtggttaaaaaattaaatggttactttgttttaagatagtttgttttgaaattactCAATTTACTCTtcatttgtttcattattaataagGTGAAATATCAATAGAAAGTTTAATACAGCCTAGCTACCTTTTATTACTGCTACACTAATGATCCAAAATGTACCTACGCAATATATTCCTGTAGGAAATTCATACACTTATTTTTACCTTTCTAAAGAAAAGATGTATAATGGTATGGTGTTCTCCTAGCTGGCGCCGGCGGCCAGTTTTTATGAAACCAACTAAAgttgcaggactttgtttatagcgTCCAAGTGTATTCACTATATACCCAGGTACACTTCTTATTACATCACACTTAAAGCCCGGTAGGACGGATAATCGACTATAACAGTGAGATTTTTTGAGGTGAAGGATCGAATTTACGTATTCTCTTTCTGGATACGGGCAATCACTGACAATTTTTGACAGGAAAACTCAGCAACAGCTTTTAAAATTTGAGAACTTTCGAGACCTCTTCGTGGCAGGCGCAAACACTATCAAAAGGGCCACTGAGGCAGTCAAACGCCATAATGGTATAACTACACAAAGCGGATAAAATGATTTCTATAACAGCCAATGTCGAGCGTCTAGTTTTTCTCAGCAGTTGAATAAACGAGTTGCAACAAAGttgaaagttaattaaaactacgggcataaaattgaaatgttaataaCTTTGAGGGAAATACTCTTTGTGGAGTCACATGGTGCTTAAAATGATTTGTTATTGAGAACAAAATGGTAAGGTTTTTAGACTTATTTAGTATCCTTTTTGGTTAtattactgcctctgtggcgcgatcggtagtatatgcgactgcggtgcgagaggtctcgggttcgaatcctgggtcgggccaaaaagtcttttctgagattttctgttaagaatttcttagagattgcccggagttaggaagttgaggtcgaagacctccgtgcctcggagagcacgtaaagccgtcggtcctgcgcctgacctctcactggtcgtgtctgttatccgtcccaccaaactatgagagtgatggaatagagagtgtacctgtgtattgtgcacacacttggacactataaacaaaagtcctgcacagatggccaggttcaatgaaactgaccgccgtagccgtatatcggctaggaggacattattattggttatatggGTCTTGTCTTGGAGTATAGATGCCGCCAAACAACGTGAACcatttcgttatattataatgagCATAATCAATGTTAATGTCCGCTTGAAAAGAATTGCAGGCAAAAGCCATTGCGCTTTGATCACCCTATTagtagaacagtcaaccgagagttCTTTGCAACAGGGTCGTATACTCAGTACCTTTTTTAAAAAGGTTGTTTAGCGACAACTATACTAAATAACTTATTCTATTAcagatttttttcttcttactGCCTTTACATCAGGGTTTAATTACCACTGACCAAATTCTAGAATAACTTAGTGGCAACAATATATttccatacaattttaaatacttcGTACTTCTTTACAGATTCCATACCAATCCACAATCTTTTTCGTCCTTGTATCTCCTGTGCTCAGTCAACTGGCATTAGACGCCATACAACCAGACGTGACCTTCAACGACGACAACGACCGATACGACGTCAACAACATCATACAGGACAACAACAAGGCTTTCAGACAACACCAGTTCATCTCCCAAGAAGAATACAGAAGAGACTTGAACACCCAAGAAGAATTAAACCTGGGAGAAGAATTCAACTACGGCTTGCCTGCTAGAAAAGCCCACGATTATGACTCCGAACCTGACTTTTCTGATATCAAAGCGGCTTTAACTGGTAGACGGTTTTTCGATTTCGATGGATTCTACCACGAGCAGACGACAATGAGACCTGGAGATTTTGAGGAGAATTTAAAACCTTTTATGAACAATGCTGATAGGTTGAGGTACTGGAGACGGATGGCTGGTTACGTAGACCATTTGCATGGGAAGCAGGAGACCAGGAGAAGTGGGGGGTCGAGGAGGAGTGGGGATACGAATGATGAGAATGAGGTGCTGATGCATTATGCTGTACCTATTGCTATGAATATTGATGGGTTCTTGAGAGTACCACTGCAATGAGGTCTTAGgtcttaacaaatattgttaataaattgaatgacAGTTGTAGGAATATTAAATTCATTGAGCTACGTTGTACTGTTTTActcttttatttttggaacttACAATAATCCAGAGGTTCCTTAAACGATTGGCTCGTTTTAGTATGAGaggtaatgaaaattaaatctattatcatttaaaattatattttgaaattccgAGCTGCTACCGAGAAAGTCCTAACAAAAAATGCAAGTAATCCTTTCTATTTCGCGATCCTGTACATTTACGATATCTTATTATTTGCTGTTTCCTTGATTTTTTGACAAATGCTGTTCAGTCTTTCCGAGAAACGCATTGGTAAATGACAATAAATGTTAGAGACAGATCTCGTAACCCGTAGTGAGGGTTATACATATTACACATCTGTTTTGTTATGCGGGCtgaggtatattttataatatgttagtAGATACGGCACTATAATCAACACAAAACATGAGCTTAGTTTGTTGAACTTAAACTACATTCTCTTGGCGATTGAGACGATTAAAGTTTTCAGGCTTGAGCATTAGGAGTTAAATACTAAGTTTAAAGTGCGACAATTGTTTACTTTTACTCGTGACGTCTAAACGCAGTAAGAACCATGTAAAGACGAACCTCATACATACAAATCCCTTTACAATTCTGTAAGAATGTACTACCAAAGATTCCGGAATACATCAACCAAATAACTGCCACCGCGGCGCAGTAGTTACGGCGGATCCCAAACCACTACCAGTGCGTTGGGCGGCCaggggttcgatttccacatggAAGCATTTATACGTGTATCAgcacgaatatttgtttatgCTCTGGTGACAggttgtccgttgtttgtatgtttgtaaaaagtctccgcgacacaagaacaattcttagggCGGGgattgtcaaaaaaaaacaataaagatgCATGAAGGTACGATGTGAGACACATTATATAATCATTTAATAACGTTTATAATGATGGCGTCAGAAAACTAATCAATATTGTTCATTTTCATCAGTCTAATATGTAATAGTAACATCAAGTACTTTCCAATATCACGcacaattaatttcaataactacttacatcaatataataaaaaaataatcttctgATTAACATTTCAGTACGCACTGCTCATGGTTTAAAACCATGGGTACTAAAATCTACTTCTTCTTATTCACAATAATAACTTTGACAAATGGAAAACCGGCGAAAAGCAAGTCTTCGGTAATAATAACTAATGAGAGCGAGTTGGAGAAGTTATTGAAGAGTCTGTCTAATAAAGGTAGATACAATGTAGAGTACAGTCATGATGAAGTAGGTCCGAACATGTACCACGAGGACAGAGCATGGATCAGCCACCAGGACACCATTCCCCCAGTACAACACCGCGGAAGACTTGCTGCGAAACCTCGAGGAAAGAAACGTACTTCTGTTTTCAATAAACGAACGGACAACGTTCTGCAACAACTGTTAAATAAAGACGATGACTACGGAGCCGACGAAGcccatattatacaagcaaaagATCGTAACAACTTCGTTCCGACTACCAACGATAATATCGCTGAAGTACTAGAATTTTTAAAAGATCTCGACAAAAATGTACAGGAAGGTGAACGACTTGAAgctagaaacaaaataataactgaTGAAGATACAGACCTCATTGCCACCGACGAAAAAGTACATAACCTGATACAGTCACTAGCAAAGAAACACCCCGTGAACAATGATTTAGACGCCATAGTTCTTGATTTATCCAATCTTGATCGGTCTAATGGAAAATCGCGAAATAGAGACGATGACGACGATCTACAAAATGAAATTCAATTCGTAGGCAATATTGATTTGAACGACTTAATAGGCAAAAATGGGTTAAAATCCGCGAAAAGACCTTATGCCTCTAGTTCTGATTCTAATATAGACGTGTTAGTTGTTGATTTAGATAAAGCACAGAACAGTTTGAGACGAGACGTACAAGCGTTGGTGGAAAGTATAGACAAGCCAAAGAAACAAAGGCCTAAGCAACGCTTTAAGAAGTTCAGACCAAAATCTGGACGAAATCAAGCAAAAATCCTCGCACACAATAAGAATAACAACAATGTATACGTTCCAAAATGGCTGTTGAGTGATGTCTCTTCAAAAATGTCTGGTCGACAATTTCGCAATGTTTTACCTCAAACTAGACAacagagaataaaaaaaagaaacaaaaacaaggaTGGCCAAGTTCCAAAGAGGATTTTTCGCCGCAGTTTAGATGACGATATCGGTGTTCCTTTCCATCTTCAAATTGAAGGATTGGGTCAAGTGAATCCTTGATTATGCTTTTTAGGCAATAAATTCTATCTTCTAACAAATAACATTGTATTGATGACGAATGACAGttgtatttgattatttatttttaaaagaagtcTTCCGCTAATCTATGACTCTACTGCTAAAAGTTGTAGGCTGCTTAATTAAATGAAAGTGGCTATCGCGAAATAACTTACTTTTAAGGGCGGAGACATTCATCCCTTTACAATTTTGCCCCGTGTTAATGTAATTACACGGTGcatcaaaacaattattgagAACATCATTTGTCCTTCACATTGATTAGATATTGCTATTATGATCTGTGAATAACCAATTTCACTCCCTGggagagtaaaaaatatacagcagTAACCCGTGACCTTACCTGTCCCTTATTAGAATGATTAATTGGACAAAAAAttctgaaataacaaaatattacaccaaccattttaagcaaataagtattctgtaaatttaaaatcgaaataaatctttgttatatataaaactttaatattggAGTGCTAAATTTGTGGTCGTGTGAACAGTTTGGTCTCTTACCTATTTGTACTTATCTGAAAGCAAATGTATTACATTGAACTCATTAACAATATCACGTCAACACAACATGACAAATCATTATCACACTTGCTTCCAATATCATGCTTAATTAAAAAGCTATAACTTCGCGTGAAAATGATCTCACAATCAATTATAACACAGCACTGTAACCACAGCTTAAAAATGGCTTTAGTCGCGAATTGTATTGAGTAGAGCACCTGGCATGGTGGAGAGAGGGTGCCATGGGAAccaaagtttgtttatttttactcgGAATAATAGCCTTCACTCATGGAAAACCAGCCAGAGATCACGTCAGCGATAACGAATTGCAACAGCTACTGAAGAGTCTCTCTAATAAAGGTAGATATAATGTAGCGTATAGCCATCACCAAGACGGTCCCCTGTCCCATCATGAAGACAGAGCTCGCATCAGCCATCATGACGACAGTCAGCTTCTGTACCCGCGTGGTCAACTCGCCACCAACCAGCGGCCCGGTCCGCAACAAGCAGATGACGATTCTCCGAGCTACACTAATATACAAAACCTCAATTATTTACTACTGAACAAGAAATCTACCGACTCTTCAAGATCTGATGATAACGACAGCAGTGGTGACGCCAATATTGAAAGTTTACTTGATAAAGGTAACGACAATGCTGCTGAAGTACTAGAATTCTTGAAAGATCTCAACAAAAAATTGGAATCGGCCAGCAGAGTTGACGCGAGGAACGGCAGAGACAGGGATGATGATGATTGCAGAGGCGATAGGTGTGGGAGGGGGAGGAACGGCGCTGATAGAGATGACTGCAAGGGCGATA
Proteins encoded in this region:
- the LOC142982678 gene encoding uncharacterized protein LOC142982678; translation: MIPYQSTIFFVLVSPVLSQLALDAIQPDVTFNDDNDRYDVNNIIQDNNKAFRQHQFISQEEYRRDLNTQEELNLGEEFNYGLPARKAHDYDSEPDFSDIKAALTGRRFFDFDGFYHEQTTMRPGDFEENLKPFMNNADRLRYWRRMAGYVDHLHGKQETRRSGGSRRSGDTNDENEVLMHYAVPIAMNIDGFLRVPLQ
- the LOC142982589 gene encoding uncharacterized protein LOC142982589, whose product is MGTKIYFFLFTIITLTNGKPAKSKSSVIITNESELEKLLKSLSNKGRYNVEYSHDEVGPNMYHEDRAWISHQDTIPPVQHRGRLAAKPRGKKRTSVFNKRTDNVLQQLLNKDDDYGADEAHIIQAKDRNNFVPTTNDNIAEVLEFLKDLDKNVQEGERLEARNKIITDEDTDLIATDEKVHNLIQSLAKKHPVNNDLDAIVLDLSNLDRSNGKSRNRDDDDDLQNEIQFVGNIDLNDLIGKNGLKSAKRPYASSSDSNIDVLVVDLDKAQNSLRRDVQALVESIDKPKKQRPKQRFKKFRPKSGRNQAKILAHNKNNNNVYVPKWLLSDVSSKMSGRQFRNVLPQTRQQRIKKRNKNKDGQVPKRIFRRSLDDDIGVPFHLQIEGLGQVNP